From Etheostoma cragini isolate CJK2018 chromosome 1, CSU_Ecrag_1.0, whole genome shotgun sequence, a single genomic window includes:
- the LOC117948942 gene encoding uncharacterized protein LOC117948942, translated as MLNIQQGGLLSRCQFTSHSHSFAVVKSTFKKDLKMNIQSFCSYGLKSTLECISRATLLSQPTDIPSFFLQYLSELIGFRESYPETDPKIVSFSYQKMWENKFLKTTVSPITTTKKSPEVPSETELKEALKTLYLDLASSGEQKKFNPLGKDKNPSATPMFLKPAPPPCSERKFAKDVVPPVLVVKGDEKPAPLSANINMKTRRVSTVRVLRRPPSEATIDDIVKTPATLQLKTIHKKTPTAKVLTSSTISDPSKLPNIPIPKVRLVIPPIPRKKTIGSLSLENREVVPERRALGPLKRAPNLEAGRVPNTERDKKRPTTPKVQQLNNEWNMSNRSPERKRILWTDREKVKALADRKVQGAAFNRQAPVVVSTNNFNLEFTHTCPHLGPNTILGYKRMLMRSLFFGRNGPH; from the exons ATGTTGAACATACAGCAGGGGGGTTTACTAAGTAGATGTCAGTTCACATCACACAGTCATTCGTTTGCAGTAGTAAAGAGTACTTTCAAAAAAGACTTAAAGATGAATATCCAAAGTTTCTGTTCGTATGGACTGAAGAGCACATTGGAGTGTATTTCCAGGGCAACACTTCTCTCACAACCCACTGACATCCCTAGCTTTTTTCTGCAGTATTTGTCAGAGCTGATAGGTTTTAGAGAATCGTACCCTGAAACCGATCCCAAGATTGTTTCCTTCTCCTACCAAAAGATGTGGG AGAATAAGTTCCTGAAAACAACTGTTAGTCCGATCACCACCACAAAGAAGTCACCAGAAGTTCCATCTGAGACTGAACTAAAGGAGGCCCTGAAGACACTCTACTTAGATTTGGCGTCTTCGGGTGAACAAAAAAAGTTCAACCCAttaggaaaagacaaaaatcccTCTGCAACTCCCATGTTCTTAAAACCAGCACCACCACCCTGTAGTGAAAGGAAGTTTGCAAAGGATGTAGTACCACCTGTCCTTGTTGTTAAAGGAGACGAGAAGCCTGCACCACTTTCCGCCAATATCAACATGAAAACACGTAGAGTTTCGACAGTTAGAGTTCTTAGGCGACCACCGAGTGAAGCAACCATAGATGATATTGTGAAGACGCCAGCAACACTACAActaaaaacaattcataaaaaaacacctaCGGCTAAAGTTTTGACATCCAGTACCATTAGTGACCCCTCAAAACTTCCCAATATCCCAATACCAAAAGTGAGACTTGTTATTCCACCAATTCCAAGGAAGAAAACCATAGGTTCCCTCTCACTTGAGAACAGGGAGGTGGTGCCAGAACGCAGAGCACTGGGGCCATTAAAACGAGCTCCAAACCTTGAAGCAGGCAGAGTaccaaacacagagagagacaagaaaagACCAACAACACCAAAGGTCCAACAGCTAAACAACGAGTGGAATATGTCAAATAGATCaccagagaggaagaggattctatggacagacagagagaaagtaaaGGCACTAGCAGACAGGAAAGTTCAGGGTGCAGCCTTCAATAGACAAGCTCCTGTAGTAGTGAGCACAAATAATTTTAATCTGGAATTTACCCACACTTGCCCTCATTTAGGGCCTAATACCATCCTAGGATACAAGCGAATGCTGATGAGATCCTTATTTTTCGGCCGCAATGGTCCTCATTAA